The sequence below is a genomic window from Oscillospiraceae bacterium.
AAGCAGCGCAGGAAGTTCATGTAAGTGCCCCCCTCCCCCCGCCGCAGGCACTTGACCACGCAGTAGTAGAGCGCCGCGGTGGCCGGGCCGATGGTGATGACGGGCAGGCAGCAGAAGAGCCACAGCACGCTCAGCCCCACCACGTCCGCCAGCTTCGCGCAGCCGCGGAAGAACAGGTTCTCCGGGTTAAAGATTTGATTCAACAAGGGCAAGCCCTCCCCCGACGGTTTGTTGGCGGCGCATGGCACTATATGCGGCTGTTTTGGCACTCCTTGAATTGCAACTACTATCAAGTATGGGCGGGTTATGTGCCGCCGGAGTCCGGGCCTCCGAAAAAGGAAACGGATTGCCGCGTCGGCCCCGCGGGGCCTCCTCGCAATGATAGGCGCCCACATCGGCCCGCCTATATCCGTCCCCTTAAGAAGGCCTCCATCCGCCGGGCCTTATCCGTCCTGCCCAGCGTCCGGTAGGCCGCGCACTCGTAGGCCATATCCAGCACCGGGATCTCCACTCCCTCCAGCTCAGCCGTGCGGCGGATGGGTTCTAACGCCACGGGAGGCTCCCACGCTCCGTCGTCCAGGCGCTTTTGCACCGCGCCCATGAGCTCCACGTCCTCGCCCAGCAGCCGCAGCCGCCCAAAATGGGAGCGGATGCGCCCGTTGCCGCACAAGCGCACCGGCTCGGCCACCGCGCCCGGGAACAGGCGGGCGATTTCGTAGGCACCCGTCTCGTCGGTCTGAATGTCCACGTCATGCACGGGCAGCTCCATACCCTGGAGGGCGAAGGACGCGCTGCCGGTGACGGCCCAGAGGAATCCGCAGCCCTCCAGCCGCCGGGCCAGCAGCAGCAGGACCTCCCGCTTCCCGGGCGTCAGCACGCTACACCCCGGCCAGGGCCTTTTCCACGTCGGCCAGGATGTCCTGCACGTCCTCGATGCCCACGCTCAGGCGCACCAGATCCGGGGAGACCCCGGCGGCGGAGAGCTGCGCGTCGCTCATCTGGCGGTGGGTGGTGGAGGCCGGGTGGAGCACACAGGTCTTGGCGTCGGCCACGTGGGTGGCGATGGAGGCCAGCTCCAGCCCCGCCATGAAGCGGGAGGCCGCCTCCCGGCCGCCCTTCACGCCGAAGCAGACCACGCCGCAGGTGCCCTTGGGCATATACTTCTCCGCCAGGCTGTGGTGTTTGTCCCCCGGCAGGCCGGGGAACTTGACCCAGGCCACCTTGGGGTGCTTCTCCAGGTACTCGGCCACGGTCTGGGCGTTGGCGCAGTGCTGGGCCACCCGCAGGGGCAGGGTCTCCAGCCCCACGTTGAGCAGGTAGGCGTTCATGGGGGCGGGGATGGAGCCGAAGTCCCGCATAAGCTGGGCGGTGGCCTTGGTGATGAAGGCCCCCTCCAGGCCGAAGCGCTCGGTGTAGGTCACGCCGTGGTAGCTCTCGTCCGGGGTGCACAGGCCGGGGAACTTGTCGGGGTACTTCGTCCAGTCGAACTTCCCGCTGTCCACGATGGCCCCGCCCACGCAGTTGGCGTGGCCGTCCATGTACTTGGTGGTGGAGTGGGTCACGATGTCGCACCCGAACTGGAAGGGGCGGCAGTTGATGGGGGTGGGGAAGGTGTTGTCCAGAATGAGGGGCACGCCGTGGGCGTGGGCCGCGCAGGAGAACTTTTCAATATCCAGCACGGTGAGGGCGGGGTTGGCGATGGTCTCGCCGAAAACCGCCTTGGTATTGGGCCGGAAGGCCGCGTCCAGCTCCTCCGGGGTGCAGTCCGGGTCCACGAAGGTGAACTCCACGCCCATGCGCCTCATGGTGACCGAGAAGAGGTTGAAGCTGCCGCCGTAGATGGCCGAGGAGGCCACCACGTGGTCCCCGCAGGAGGCCAGGTTGAACACGGCGTAGAAGTTGGCCGCCTGGCCGGAGGAGGTGAGCATGGCCGCGGTGCCCCCCTCCAGCGCGCAGATCTTGGCCGCCACGCGGTCGTTGGTGGGGTTCTGGAGGCGGGTGTAGAAATAGCCGCTGGCCTCCAGGTCGAAGAGGGCGCCCATCTGCTCGCCGGTGGCGTAGCGGAAGGTGGTGCTCTGTACGATGGGGATGTTGCGGGGCTCCCCGTTGCCGGGGACGTAGCCCGCGTGGAGGCACTGGGTGCCGGGACGCTGCTCACTCATGGCTGATTCTTCCTTTCAATGGCTGGTTATCGTATATCCTACACAGGTGCTAGGGGTTTGTCAATTCATTTTCTTCCCCGAACCTGGGCTCGATGGGCGCGGACGCGGGCAGGCCGCCCAGCACGCGCACAGGCTCCCCGTCGATCTGGAACTGCACGGCGGTGACGCTCTCCACGTTGCCGCACAGGGTGTTCACCACGCAGCGCACCGCCTGGGCCGCCAGCACCGGGTTCAGGGGCAGGCCCTCCTTGAACGCGGCGGAGAGGTCCACGTAGCAGATCCCCCCCTCGGTGACCACCCGGCGGATCTCGCTCTCCGGCGGCACCGCGCGCAGCAGGCCCTCCTCCTCCCCGGTGTCAGACAGGGCCAGCAGCAGGGCCTCGGGCAGGCTGTCGTCCTCGGTGAGCACCAGGGTGCGGTAGCGCTCGGCCAGCCCGCCGCCGTCCGCTCTGGGGTACCAGAGGGTCACGTCCACGCTGACCGGCTTCTCCTCGTCCCCGGAGAGCACCACGTCCCCGGCGGTCAGCACCCGGGAATCGGGCAGGCTCTGGGCGGGCAGCTCCTCCCCCTCCACGGTGAAGGACACCCCGTCCACCCCCTCCACCTGGCACAGGGTGAGGGCGACGCAGCAGTTGGCCACCGTCAGGTCGATGCCGGACAGCTCGCCGTACTGCTCGGAGAAGTTGACGTAGACCGTCCCCTCCCTGAGCTGGGCGAGGCAGGTGACCCCCTGGGGGAAGGGGCTGCGCAGGCCCTCCCCCTCGGGGCCGGAGAGCAGCAGGGTCAAAAGCCCCCGCCACGGCTCCTCCCCCCCGGCGGGCACGCGGTACTCGTAGTCCACCGCCGCGCCGCTCTCCTGCAGGCCGTCGGAGGCGAAGTAGACCCGGTAGGCCCCCTCCGGCGGCTCGGAGGCCTCCACGGCGGCGCGGATGGCGCAGCCGGAGAGCAGCAGGAGCAGGCAGGACAGCAGCAGCGCTTTTCTTCTCATTCCGGGCCCCCCTCTCCGTCCCAGCAGGGGAAAACCACCTCAAAGCAGGTGCCCTCGCCCTCCCGGCGGCGAACGGTAATCTCCCCGCCGTGCTGGCGCACGGTGTCCCGCACGATGGACAGGCCCAGCCCCGTGCCGCCAGCGGCGCGGGAGCGGGCCTTGTCCACCCGGTAGAAGCGGTCGAAAATCTTGTCCATGTCGTCCTCCGGGATGCCCACCCCGGTGTCCTCCACCCGGAGGATCACCCGCCCGCCGGAGCCCTCCAGGCGGACCATCACCTGCCCCCCGGGCAGGTTGTACTTCACGGCGTTCTCCATCAGGTTGAAGGCCACCTGGTAGATGTCGTCCTCGGTGGCCTTGACGAAGCAGTCCCCGGCCAGGCTGGTCTGGATGGTGACCTCCACGGCCTTGGCCAGGGGCAGCAGCATCCGCCCCACCTTCTCCACCACCGCCTTCACCTCCACCGGCCCGGTCACCACCGGGGCGGCGGCGTCCATGCGGGTGAGGGTGAGCAGCTTTTCGGTGATGCGGGTCAGGCGCTCGGCCTCCTCCCCGATGTCGGTGACGAACTCCCGCGCCGTGTCGGCGTCCATGTGCTCGGACTGGAGGATGGAGTCGGTGAGCAGGCGGATGGAGGCCAGTGGGGTTTTCAGCTCGTGGGAGGCGTCGGAGACGAAGCGGCGGCGCACCTCCTCGGTGGTCTGGAGCCGCCCGGTGAGGGCGTTGAACTCCCCGGCCAGCTGGCTGAGCTCGTCGCCCCCCGCCACGGACACGCGGTGGCTGTACTCGCCCTCCCGCACGATGCGCACCGCCCGCAGCAGGGCGGCGATCCGCCGGGTGAGGGCCTTGGAGAACACCAGGCTCATAATGAGGGCCACCACGCAGATGACCACCGAGATGGAGCGCAGGTTCTGCTGGATGCCCAGCAGCAGCGCCCCCTGCTCGGCGTCCTTCTCGTAGAGGTAGACCGCGCCGATGATGGCGCTGCGGGACACGATGGGCACCGCGGCCCGGCTGCGGAAGGCCCCGTCCCGGTACTCGGAGGTGAACACGTCGTTGCCCGCGTAGTGCCCGCCCCCGCCGGGGGCCAGGGCCTCGGTGATCTCCCGGATCAGGGCGTAGCGGCCCTCGGCCCGGCTGACCTCTGTGTTGCTGTCGTAGACCACCCGGCCGTAGGCGTCGGTGACGATGATGCGGTTGAAGCCCGTGACGTTCAGCGTCTTGATGGTCTCCTCCGCGCTGTTCACGCTGGAGACCGACAGCGTGGAGGCGATGGAGGCCGCCTGCCGCTGGAAGGACTGCTGCTTGGACTGAAAGACAAGATCCTGGCTCACCAGCACCGGGTAGGTGTTCAGCAGCACCAGCACCGAGGCGATGATGGCGATATAGGTCAGGCCGAATTTGACCTGGAGGGAGCGCCAGAAGGGCACCCGCTTCGACTGCTGCTCCATATGCGTCCCCCCTCCCCTATCAGCAAATTTTGTGCAGGATGAAAGTATCAGTGCCGCAGCTTAGGCGGATAAGGTGATTATGGAGGCCCGGCCTCCGGCGGCGGGATTCTTTGCTTGCAAAGAACCCCGGGAAGAAACAACCAGGGCTTCGGCCCTGGACCCGGGACCCGGCGGCGGTGCGGTTCAGGTAACCTGCAAAACTTGAAAGCGCTCAGGGCTCGGTTCGGCCCGTGCCCTCTGTAAGTAGGGCTGCCGCCCACGCGGCACATGACCCGCCCAGACTTGATAGTAGTTGCTATTCAAAGAGTGCCTGAAAAGCCGCACGTACTGCCATGCCCCATACAGCGCTTGGCACTCGTAGGGGCCGATGCCCTCATCGGCCCGCTGCTTCAGGCCCGTAGGGGCGATTCACGAATCGCCCCTACTCCATCGTGCGCCTTATGCGCCTGAGCCGCGGCTCTTGCGGGGCCGCCGTCAGTTGTTTTTCAGGTAGTACCCCACGCCCCACTTGGTGAGGATATACTCCGGGTTGGCCGGGTCCAGCTCCAGCTTCTCCCGCAGGCGGCGCACGTGCACGTCCACCGTGCGGTAGTCCCCGGCGTACTCGTAGCCCCACACCACGTTGAGCAGGTTTTCCCGGCTGTAGACCCGGCCGGGGTTGCGCATCAGAAGCTCCATCAAATCGAACTCCTTGGCCGTCAGATCCACGCCCACGCCCTCCTTCCAGGCCGAGCGCTCGTCGGTGTCCAGCACGATGTGGCCCATGGTCAGCCGCGCGCCTCGGTCCTTCTTCTCCGCCATGCCCGCCCGGCGCAGCAGCGCCCGGATGCGGGCCTTGAGCTCCAGGATGTTGAAGGGCTTTGTGATATAGTCGTCCGCGCCGCACTCGAAGCCCACAATCTTGTCGGTGTCCTCGCTGCGGGCGGTGAGCATGATGACGGGCACGTTGGAGAACTCCCGGATGCGCATGCAGGCCTGGAGCCCGTCGATCTTCGGCATCATCAGATCCAGGATGATGAGGTCAAAGGCCCCGCTGCGGGCCAGCTCCACGGCGGCCTGTCCGTCGTAGCCCACCTCCACCTGGTAGCCCTCGCTCTCCAGGTTGAATTTGATGCCCTTCACCAGCACCTTTTCGTCGTCCACAACCAAAATTTTCACTGGGTTTCCTCCCCCACCGTAATGTAATCCAAAAGCCCCTCCAGAATCCCCTCGCCGATGCCCTTGACCTTCGTCAGATCCTCCGGGATGCGGAAGGGGCCGTTCCGGGCGCGGTAGTCCACGATGTCCGCCGCCCGCTTCTCCCCGATGCCGGGCAGGGTCTGGAGCTCCTCCGCGCTTGCGGTGTTGACGTTGATTTTCCCCTCCGGGAGGGGCTTGTCCGCACCCTCAGGCGGGACGCCGGCGGAGGGCGGCGCGGCCGTCTGCGCCGCCGCAGTCTGCCGCTGGATGTCGATCCGCACCGGCCCGGCGCTGCCGCCGCGCAGAAACCACCCCAGGGCGAAGGCGGCGAAGCAGGCGCACAGCAGGAGGGTGAGCGCTTCCAGCCGTGAAATCTTCATAATTTGTAACCGCCTCCCCTGTTGCGCGGGGTGTGCGCATTTGCTATAATTGCAGATGTAGTGAATATACCACGACTGCGCAGCAGTCCGTGGTATATGGCATCGTTTGCGGTTCCGCCCGTAGGGCGGGAGCAAAGCGCGCCGTGAAGCCGGTATAATAGCCGTGACACGGCTATTATACCATAATTGACGGGAGTTTCCTATGAAAAAAAATCGAATGCCCTGCTTCCTGCTCCTGAGCGTCCTGCTCGCCGCCCTCCTCCTGCCCACCGCCGCCCTGGCCGCGGAGGGCAGCGGCAGCGCCATTCTGGACGGCATGCACATCGAGGCCACCGCCGCCATTCTGGTGGACGACGACAACCGTGAGGTGCTCTACGAGCAGAGCGCCCACGAGAAGCGCTACCCCGCCAGCATCACCAAGGTGATGACCGCCCTGCTGACCCTGGAGGCGGTGGAGGCGGGCAAGCTGTCCATGGACCAGGTGATCACCGTCGGGGACTCCCTCCACCAGGGCATCGGCGAGGGCGGGTCCACCCAGGACATCAAGGTGGGGGAGATGCTTACCGTCCGGGATCTGCTCTACTGCGCCCTGCTGCCCTCGGCCAACGAGGCCTGCAACGTGCTGGGCGCGGCGGTTGCGGGCAGCGTGGACGCCTTTGTGGAGCAGATGAACCAACGCGCGGCGGAGCTGGGCATGGAGGACACCCACTTCACCAATACCCACGGCTACCACGACGACGAGCACTATACCACCGCGTGGGACATCTACTTAATGTGCTCCGAGGCCATGGGCAAGCCCGCGTTCCGGGAGATCGTCTCCTCCAAGAGCTACGTGGTGCCCGCCACCAACCTGCGGGAGGAGCGCACCCTCCACGACACCAACGCCCTGGTCTCCACCTTCCGCATCCGGGGCTACTACTACGAGTACGCCACCGGCATCAAGACCGGCTCCACCCCCGAGGCGGGCTACTGCCTGGCCTCCGCCGCCACCAAGGAGGGGAAAAACCTCATCGCCGTGGTGCTGGGGGCCGAGAACCCCAAGAACGCCGACGGCTCCACCAACCGCCTGCAATTCTCCGAGTCCTCCCGGCTGCTGGACTGGGGGTTCCGCAATTTCAGCCGCCGCACCATCATCGACGCCTCCGCCATGGACATCGCCGAGGTGGCCGTCACCCTCTCCCAGGAGGCCAGCTACGTCACCGTCCAGCCCTCCGGGTCCATCGAGGCCACCCTGCCCAACGACCTGGAGCTGTCCCAGTTCAAGCGCGAGGTAAACTGCATCGACACCGTGGAGGCCCCCGTGGAGAAGGGCCAGGTGCTGGGCACCATCAAGCTGACCTACAACGGGACCGACTACGGCACCCTGGATCTGGTGGCCGTCAACGACGTGTCCCGCTCGGAGCTGCTCTACCGGCTGGACCGCATCCAGAAGTTCCTGGACCAGACCTGGGTCAAGCTGGCCGCCCTGGGGCTGATCCTGCTGATCCTGATCCTGATCGTCCGCCACCTGGTGGTCTCCCGGCACCGCAGCCGCTACGGCGGCGGGCGGCGCGGCGGGCGCGGCAGCCACTACGCGGGCAGCGGACGCCGCCGCAGATAGCCCCCCGCCCTGCGTCATTGCGAGGGCCGCAGGCCCGCGGCAATCCGTTCCCCGCCCGCTGAAAACCGCGCCTCTTTCACACAGAGGCGCGGTTTTTCTTGACAGGAGAGGTTTGTCGGAATAAACTAGGTTTATTAAAGCAAACCAAAGGGAGGCGCACGGAATGGAGGACTACAAGCTGTACGACGCGGAATACCGCCTGATGGATCTGGTGTGGGAGGCCGAGCCGGTGAACTCCACCGCCCTGGCCAGGCGCTGCCGGGACAGGTTCGGCTGGAGCAAATCCACCGCCTTCAACCTCATTCGCAAGCTGGCCGGGCGGGGCTTTCTCAAGAATGAGGATGCCACCGTCACCGCCCTGGTGAAGCGGGAGCAGGTGCGCCGCTACGAGAGCGCGGCGGTGGTGGAGCGCTCCTTCGGCGGCTCCCTGCCCGCCTTCGTGGCCGCCTTTTTGCAGGAGAAGGCCCTCTCCCCCGCCGAGGCTGAGGAGCTGCGCCGCATGATTGAGGAGGCCGGGCATGACTGAGCTGTTCACCGCCGTGCTCACCATGAGCCTGGGGGCCGGGATCGCCGCCCTGGCGGTGCTGGCCCTGCGCTGCGTCCTGCGCAGGGCGGGCGCGCCCCGGCTGGCCTGCTACCTGCTGTGGGCCGTGGTCCTGTTCCGCATGGTGTGCCCCGTGCCCGTGGAGCGCGCCTGGGCGGTGCTGCCCGACCTGTCCCGCCCCGTGGAGCGGGCGGTGAGCGGGCAGGAGGCCCCCGCCCCAATCGCCCCCGCCCCTGGCGAACGGGTGGAATACCAGCGCGTGCCCATCCCCGCGTCCGCGCCCCCCGGCGCCACGGCCTTTTACGCCATTAAAAACCCGCCCCAGCAGGCCGTATCCCCCGCCCCGCCGGGGGGCTGGCTCGCACCCCTGTCCCTGGTGTGGGCGGCGGGGGTGCTGGCGCTCTGGGGCTGGGCGGCGTTCTCCTACCTGCGGCTCAAGCGCCGCCTGCGCGCCGCCGTGTGGAGCGAGGGCGGCGTGTGGGAGAGCGACCGCGTCCCCGGCCCCTGCGTGCTGGGCTTTTTCCCGCCCAAGATCTACCTGCCCCCCGGCCTGGACGGGCGTACCCGGCGCTACGTGGTGCTCCACGAGTTAACCCACATCCGCCGGGGAGATCCCATCATCAAGGCGCTCACCTTCCTGGCCGTGTGCCTGCACTGGTTCAACCCCCTGCTCTGGCTGGCCTGGGTGCTGGCCTGCCGGGATATGGAGGGCTCCTGCGACGAGTCGGTGCTCCGCCAGAGCCCCCCGGAGGCCAGGGCCGCCTACTCCGCCGCCCTGCTCTCCCTGGCCGCCGCCCGCCCCGCCTACATCCCCCTGGCCTTCGGGGAGACGGGGGTCAAGGAGCGGATTCAGGGCGTGCTGCGCTGGCGCAGGCCGGTGACGGCGGTGATCGCGGTGTGCGCCCTGCTGGTGGCGGGGGCCTGCGCCGTGCTGGGGGCCACCGGCTCCCCCCTGCCCGGCGCCGCCCCCGGCCTGGCCGTGGAGGTGGGCGCAAACGACGCCTTTTACGCCGCCCCCGGGGACACCCCCTGGGAGGACGCGCCCCTGGTGAGCGCGGACGCCGCCGCCCGGCTACGGTTTGATGCCATCTCCTCCACTCCGGACAAGTGGGCGGTCAAGGACTACCTGCTGGACGGCAGCGAAGCGCCCCCCGCCCAGACGCTGGAGTCCGAGCGCCCCACGGCGTCCATCGGAGTGTTCTCCCTCACCCCCCACCCCGCCTCCACCGGAATGGGGGCCGAGGAGCGGGGGATCGAGGTGGCCTGCACCTGGCGCAGCGGGCTGCGGCGCTTGGAGCACCGCTACCGCTTCCGCCTGCTGGTGCCCGCCCGCCGTGAGGGGATAATTCAGCCCGCCCCGGTGGTGCTGGCGGGGGGACGACAGATCCCGGTCTATCCTGGCAATACCGTGTTCGCCCTCTCCAGCCAGAAGCCGGTCTACCTCCCATACGGCACGCAGGTTATCGTCTCCTGCGCCGTCCCCGGCGCCATGAACTGGACGCTGACGCGCTTCCAGTTGGACGGCGGCGGCGCATCCCAACGGGAAATCGGCTCCTTTGATGCGGACGGCACGGCCAACATCCAGTTTGACGTTGGAGTAGAGGACACGGGCCTGATTGGCGTTGAGCTGAACTGCTCTCCCGGCCCGGAGCACACCTGGCATTTCGTCTTTCAGAGCGACGAGGCGCCCCCCTTCCCCACCACCTGGGAGGAGGCCGCGCCCCTGCTCCCCGTGCCCGCGGAGTGGGCGCAGCAGGATCTGGCCGGGCGGAACACCGCCGTCAGCCTGGTAGGGGTGGAGGCCTCGGCGTATTTTTACGGGGCGGACGCCGAAACCGGCGCGGGCTGGGCGGCCTTTTCCATCGGGCAGGGCGTGGCGGCGGCCGACGTATACGTCTACCGCACGCGGGATATTGGCCGCACCTGGACGGAGGTGGGCCACCCGCCCCAGGGCTGGTATCCCGCCTGCGCCTCCTTCAGCGGCGAACGGGGCGTCATCGCATACGGCCACTTCAACGGCACGCCCCCCATCTACGCCACCTCCGACGGCGGGGAGTCCTGGCACGCGCTGGACCTCCCCCTGCCCGAGGCCGCCGGAGTGTGGGAGGCCTACGAGGCGCAGTTGGGCACCGATCCGGGTTGTCTCAAGCTGCGGGACACGGGGGACGAATCCGCCCGCGTCGCCCTCATTACCCGGGACGGCGGGCTGACCTGGACGCAGGAATTTCCCGTGACCAACCCGGAGCGGCTGGGGCCCGGCCCCGACGCGCTGCCCACGGCTTTCCCCAGCGGCGCCGAGTGGTACGACATACCCGTGCGCCTGCTGGCCGATCTGCCGGAGGCGGACATCTCCCTCTACGGCCTCAACGGGGAGTTGACCCCCTGGGACGGGCTGCTGCTGCGCCGGGGGGAGCACCTGGACTACTTCGACCTGTTCTACAACCCCGGCCCCCGCCTCACTCTGGCGGATCTGGCCCTGGGGGACTTCGACGGGGACGGCGCGGACGAGCTGGCGGCGGTGGTTACTGCGGGCACGGGCACCGGGACGAACATGCAGAACCTCTACGTCTTTGAGCCCCACTGGGAGGGCTTCACCCTCTCCGCCGTCTATGACGGGTACGACACCTGGGATCTGCCCCGCTCCGTCTTTACAGACCTGGGCCTGCCGGACAACTACGGGGTGGGCGCCATCATTTCCTTCCGGGGGGAGGGGGACGAGCTGCGGGCCGCCATCGGCGTGGAGGACACGGACTACCCCCATACGGCCCAGTACGTGGGCAGCCTGGAGTGCGCCGTGGAATACGACAGGAAAAGCCTTAAGCTAAAAGATTTCAAATTCAGCTCAGAAACCCCTTGACCTTGACGCGGCGTCATGGCCTATACTCCCCTTTGTCAGGAGGGAAGCCACATGGAATATATCATCAACGAACTGGCCGCGCTGGCGGGCGTGTCCACGCGCACCCTGCGCTACTACGACCAGATCGGCCTGCTCAGCCCCGGCCGCACCACCCGGACGGGCTACCGGGTGTACGGCCCCGCCCAGGTGGACCGCCTCCAGCACATCCTGTTCTACCGCGCGCTGGGCCTGCCCCTGGGGCAGATCCGCGATCTGCTGGACGACCCCGGCTTCGACCGCGCGGCGGCGCTGCGCAGCCACCTGGCCGAACTGGAGCAGGAGCGCGCGCGGCTGGATTCCCTCATCCTGACGCTGAAAACGTCCATAGAGGACGAGAAAGGGGGACATACCATGTCCGACGAAGAGAAATTCGAGTGCTTCAAGCGGGAGGCCCTGGCGGAGAACGAGCGCGCCTACGGCGATGAAATCCGCGCCCGGTACGGCGGCGACGCCGCGGCGGCCGGCAACGACAAGTTTTCCAAGCTCACCCGGGAGGAGTACGCCCGCATGGAGGAACTGGGCGCGGAGATCCGCGCCCGTCTGGAGGCCGCCGTGGCCGCGGGCCTGGATCCGGCGGGGGAGGAGGGCCGCGCCCTGGCCGCCCTGCACCGGGACTGGCTGGCCTTCACCTGGCCAAGCTACAGCCCCCAGGCCCACGCTGGCCTGGCGGAGGGCTACGTGGCCGACCCGCGCTTCACCGCCTACTACGACCGCGCCCGCGCGGGCTGCGCCGCCTTCCTGCGCGACGCAATCCTGGCCTACACCAAGGCCCTGTAAGCGCCGAACGGCCCCCGGCTCTAAAAAGAAGCCGGGGGCCGGTTTTCCTATGCCTGCTGTGCCTGCTTGAGGGCCTGGGCCAGCTGGTCGGGGCAGGAGGTGGGCTTGAAGCCGCAGCGGATGCCCTCCAGCCTGCCGATCACCTCGTCCACGGGCATCCCCCGGACCAGGGCGGACAGGCCCTGCAAATTGCCGCTGCACCCGCCCAGGATATGCACGGAGCGGACGGTGCCCTCCTCCACCTCAATAGTCATCTTCTGGGAACACACGCCCCGCGGGCGGTAGCTGATGGTCATGTTCGCGTCCTCCTTGCGTCGTCGTTAGGAGGTATTATAGTAGTCCGGACCCTAAAAATCAATTGTCCGGTTGCACGAGATATGGTATACTGAGTTTAATTTTTCTGACGTTTGCGAGGTGACACGCCATGTCTCAGACCACCAAGCGCGCCCTGGCAGCCTCCCTGAAGGCGCTGCTGTCCCAGCGCTGCCTGGACAACATCACGGTGAAGGACATCGTGGAGGACTGCGAGGTCAACCGCCAGACCTTTTACTACCACTTTCAGGACATCTACGACCTGCTGCGCTGGACCTTCGAGCAGGAGGCGGAGCGCCTGCTGGCCGGGAAGAAGGACACCGACACCTGGCAGGAGGGCTTTCTGAGCACCTTCCGCTACGTGCTGGCCAACCGCGCCATGGTGCTCCATGTGTTCCGCTCCGGCGGGCGGGACCACCTGGA
It includes:
- a CDS encoding TetR family transcriptional regulator, producing the protein MSQTTKRALAASLKALLSQRCLDNITVKDIVEDCEVNRQTFYYHFQDIYDLLRWTFEQEAERLLAGKKDTDTWQEGFLSTFRYVLANRAMVLHVFRSGGRDHLDRYLYAMVHQLMYHVMDESCGDLDIGEADKSFIADFYKYAFVGIMLDWIRDDMKADPEVIVARVARLVEGDFRRGAERFAR
- a CDS encoding TSCPD domain-containing protein — protein: MTISYRPRGVCSQKMTIEVEEGTVRSVHILGGCSGNLQGLSALVRGMPVDEVIGRLEGIRCGFKPTSCPDQLAQALKQAQQA
- a CDS encoding DNA-binding response regulator, with translation MKILVVDDEKVLVKGIKFNLESEGYQVEVGYDGQAAVELARSGAFDLIILDLMMPKIDGLQACMRIREFSNVPVIMLTARSEDTDKIVGFECGADDYITKPFNILELKARIRALLRRAGMAEKKDRGARLTMGHIVLDTDERSAWKEGVGVDLTAKEFDLMELLMRNPGRVYSRENLLNVVWGYEYAGDYRTVDVHVRRLREKLELDPANPEYILTKWGVGYYLKNN
- the dacF gene encoding D-alanyl-D-alanine carboxypeptidase, translating into MKKNRMPCFLLLSVLLAALLLPTAALAAEGSGSAILDGMHIEATAAILVDDDNREVLYEQSAHEKRYPASITKVMTALLTLEAVEAGKLSMDQVITVGDSLHQGIGEGGSTQDIKVGEMLTVRDLLYCALLPSANEACNVLGAAVAGSVDAFVEQMNQRAAELGMEDTHFTNTHGYHDDEHYTTAWDIYLMCSEAMGKPAFREIVSSKSYVVPATNLREERTLHDTNALVSTFRIRGYYYEYATGIKTGSTPEAGYCLASAATKEGKNLIAVVLGAENPKNADGSTNRLQFSESSRLLDWGFRNFSRRTIIDASAMDIAEVAVTLSQEASYVTVQPSGSIEATLPNDLELSQFKREVNCIDTVEAPVEKGQVLGTIKLTYNGTDYGTLDLVAVNDVSRSELLYRLDRIQKFLDQTWVKLAALGLILLILILIVRHLVVSRHRSRYGGGRRGGRGSHYAGSGRRRR
- a CDS encoding O-acetylhomoserine (thiol)-lyase, encoding MSEQRPGTQCLHAGYVPGNGEPRNIPIVQSTTFRYATGEQMGALFDLEASGYFYTRLQNPTNDRVAAKICALEGGTAAMLTSSGQAANFYAVFNLASCGDHVVASSAIYGGSFNLFSVTMRRMGVEFTFVDPDCTPEELDAAFRPNTKAVFGETIANPALTVLDIEKFSCAAHAHGVPLILDNTFPTPINCRPFQFGCDIVTHSTTKYMDGHANCVGGAIVDSGKFDWTKYPDKFPGLCTPDESYHGVTYTERFGLEGAFITKATAQLMRDFGSIPAPMNAYLLNVGLETLPLRVAQHCANAQTVAEYLEKHPKVAWVKFPGLPGDKHHSLAEKYMPKGTCGVVCFGVKGGREAASRFMAGLELASIATHVADAKTCVLHPASTTHRQMSDAQLSAAGVSPDLVRLSVGIEDVQDILADVEKALAGV
- a CDS encoding MerR family transcriptional regulator; this translates as MEYIINELAALAGVSTRTLRYYDQIGLLSPGRTTRTGYRVYGPAQVDRLQHILFYRALGLPLGQIRDLLDDPGFDRAAALRSHLAELEQERARLDSLILTLKTSIEDEKGGHTMSDEEKFECFKREALAENERAYGDEIRARYGGDAAAAGNDKFSKLTREEYARMEELGAEIRARLEAAVAAGLDPAGEEGRALAALHRDWLAFTWPSYSPQAHAGLAEGYVADPRFTAYYDRARAGCAAFLRDAILAYTKAL